In the Clostridium beijerinckii genome, one interval contains:
- a CDS encoding cyclic nucleotide-binding domain-containing protein — protein MIKIEDNIRISEYINKNKLENLFSEDMGRYMELYMFNKNEYICREEEILENMYFLVEGKAKVSKHLENGKSLLISFYSPITIIGDAEFVRNNPTDCSVQAIKDTYCIGIRFDIVRKILINDCKFLVNLCSYLSEKLTNSSTNTSINLLYPLENRLASYIIAFSEIENSNTRKIVFRENYIEIAELLGTSYRHLSRTLNKLCLEGILKRDNKEYFIQDYDKLLYLAGDLYK, from the coding sequence TTGATAAAGATAGAAGATAATATTAGGATTTCAGAATATATAAATAAAAATAAATTAGAAAACCTATTTTCAGAAGATATGGGAAGATATATGGAACTATATATGTTTAATAAAAATGAATATATCTGTAGGGAAGAAGAGATTTTAGAAAATATGTATTTTTTAGTTGAGGGAAAAGCTAAAGTATCTAAGCATCTAGAAAATGGTAAATCATTATTAATATCATTTTATAGTCCGATTACAATAATTGGAGATGCTGAATTTGTGAGAAATAATCCAACAGATTGCAGTGTTCAAGCAATTAAGGACACTTACTGTATAGGAATTAGATTTGATATTGTAAGAAAAATTCTAATAAATGATTGTAAGTTTTTGGTGAATTTATGTAGCTATTTGAGTGAGAAATTAACAAATAGCAGTACTAATACTTCAATAAACTTATTATATCCACTTGAAAATAGGCTTGCTAGTTATATAATAGCATTCTCTGAAATTGAAAATTCAAATACTAGAAAAATTGTATTTAGAGAAAATTATATTGAAATAGCAGAATTGCTAGGAACAAGTTATAGGCATTTAAGTAGAACATTGAATAAGCTTTGCTTAGAAGGGATTTTGAAAAGAGATAATAAGGAATATTTTATTCAGGATTATGATAAATTATTGTATTTAGCAGGAGATTTATATAAATAA
- a CDS encoding DEAD/DEAH box helicase, with amino-acid sequence MNFKQLGLSDDLIKILNKSGIADPTPIQKQSIPKIRDGKDVIAEAATGTGKTLAFLLPLLENINSKSNEIQALILTPTRELAIQITNEANKLKEFNDINILPVYGGKDIASQLKKLNNNIHLIIATPGRLLDHLERKTIDLSKLKTFILDEADQMLLMGFKNEVESIISKMPRKKQLLCFSATIDSSVKKLAYRYMKDPIEVFIKQDDIALDAIEQDIVETTDRKKRDALCKVLDEDNPFMAIIFCRTKRRVDELEAVLHTRKYNCEKLHSDIPQNKRERIMKSFRNAEIQYLIATDVAARGLDINGITHIYNYDIPESVESYIHRIGRTGRAGESGYTCMFIDPKNIKDVNEIEGAIGFKIRRRNVEI; translated from the coding sequence ATGAATTTTAAACAATTAGGTCTTAGTGACGATTTAATCAAAATACTAAATAAATCAGGGATTGCTGATCCCACACCAATACAGAAGCAAAGTATCCCCAAAATAAGAGATGGTAAAGACGTCATTGCAGAAGCAGCTACAGGAACTGGGAAAACCCTTGCATTTTTACTTCCTCTTTTAGAAAATATAAATTCAAAATCTAATGAAATTCAGGCTCTCATATTGACTCCAACTCGAGAGCTTGCAATACAAATAACTAATGAAGCTAACAAACTCAAAGAATTTAATGATATCAATATATTACCTGTTTACGGAGGTAAAGATATTGCTTCGCAGTTAAAAAAACTAAATAATAATATTCACTTAATTATTGCAACTCCAGGCAGACTATTAGATCATCTAGAAAGAAAAACTATCGACTTAAGTAAGTTAAAAACTTTTATCTTAGATGAAGCAGATCAAATGTTACTAATGGGATTTAAAAACGAAGTTGAATCGATTATAAGTAAGATGCCTAGAAAAAAACAACTTCTTTGCTTTTCAGCTACAATTGACTCTTCTGTAAAAAAACTAGCTTATAGATATATGAAAGATCCTATTGAGGTATTCATAAAACAAGATGATATAGCTCTAGATGCTATAGAACAAGATATTGTTGAAACTACTGATAGAAAAAAACGAGATGCTTTATGCAAAGTTCTAGATGAAGATAATCCATTTATGGCTATTATATTTTGTAGAACAAAAAGAAGAGTTGATGAACTTGAAGCAGTCTTGCATACTCGTAAATATAATTGCGAAAAATTACATAGTGACATCCCTCAAAATAAAAGAGAGAGAATAATGAAATCTTTTAGAAATGCAGAAATTCAATACTTAATTGCTACCGATGTTGCCGCAAGAGGACTAGATATAAATGGAATAACACATATTTATAATTACGATATTCCTGAAAGCGTGGAAAGTTATATACATCGTATTGGTAGAACTGGAAGAGCTGGCGAAAGCGGCTATACATGCATGTTTATAGATCCAAAGAACATAAAAGACGTCAACGAAATTGAGGGCGCAATTGGATTTAAAATAAGAAGACGAAATGTAGAAATATAA
- a CDS encoding RrF2 family transcriptional regulator produces the protein MKISTKGRYGLRALIDICIFSVSEMVTVKSISERQGISERYLEQIFSSLRKGGIINAKKGAQGGYFLAKSSREFTIGDILNVLEGDLLLIDIENDENEIENFMSENLWNVINNKIINFFNSITLEDLVNDYKKYNKEDMYYI, from the coding sequence ATGAAGATTTCAACAAAAGGTAGATATGGATTAAGAGCATTAATTGATATTTGTATATTCTCGGTTTCAGAGATGGTTACTGTAAAAAGTATTTCTGAAAGACAAGGAATATCTGAGAGATATTTGGAACAAATATTTTCTTCTTTAAGAAAAGGAGGCATTATAAATGCTAAGAAAGGAGCTCAAGGAGGCTACTTTTTGGCTAAAAGTTCTAGAGAATTTACAATTGGAGATATATTAAATGTTCTAGAAGGTGATTTACTTCTAATTGATATAGAGAATGATGAAAATGAAATAGAAAATTTTATGAGCGAAAATTTGTGGAATGTTATAAATAATAAAATAATTAATTTTTTCAATTCTATAACTTTAGAGGATTTGGTTAATGATTATAAAAAATACAATAAAGAAGATATGTATTATATTTAA
- the trpE gene encoding anthranilate synthase component I codes for MINISKETFNQKKKDEYIFSLISEFRGDEITPIKIFGGFKGKRKFIFESGSKENYFGRYSFLGENPYKEICGDGKEEIDELKKESRLKFDNSTNIFSFKGGAIGYMGYDSIQFYEKKLNFNNKDDLKLPIIRFNFYNRYICYDHFTHKVYIIDNILKNDAREYDEIIESQYEYINSLLYKPIVTEPSKGKKDVSFRFHTSKEDFEEKVRKAKEHILAGDIFQVVLSQRMTCETEKSHFEIYRKLREENPSPYMYLIDYDSYQVIGSSPESLVSVRGGKVITNPIAGTRKRGETPEIDNALEKELIEDKKELAEHVMLVDLGRNDIGKVSKIGTVNVSDFMKIERFSHVMHITTKVVGDIKDDLDGFDALAACLPAGTVSGAPKIRAMEIIEDLEDFKRGIYSGAVGYFSYGGNMDTAISIRTLILKDKTAYLQAGAGIVYDSVPEKEFEEVQSKLMALKEALR; via the coding sequence ATGATTAATATTTCAAAGGAAACTTTTAATCAAAAAAAGAAGGATGAATATATATTTTCATTAATAAGTGAATTTAGAGGAGATGAAATTACTCCTATTAAAATTTTTGGTGGATTCAAAGGTAAAAGAAAATTTATTTTCGAAAGTGGAAGTAAAGAAAATTATTTCGGCAGGTATTCGTTTTTGGGAGAAAATCCCTATAAAGAAATTTGTGGGGATGGAAAAGAAGAAATAGATGAACTCAAAAAAGAAAGTAGATTAAAGTTTGATAATAGTACTAATATTTTTTCATTTAAAGGTGGGGCTATAGGATATATGGGATATGATTCCATACAGTTTTATGAGAAAAAACTTAATTTTAATAACAAAGATGATTTAAAGCTTCCTATAATAAGATTTAATTTTTATAACAGATATATTTGCTACGATCATTTTACTCATAAAGTTTATATTATAGACAACATATTAAAAAACGATGCTCGAGAGTATGATGAAATAATCGAATCACAATATGAATATATAAATAGTCTGCTTTATAAGCCGATAGTAACAGAGCCATCGAAAGGAAAGAAAGATGTTTCGTTCAGATTTCATACATCCAAAGAAGATTTTGAAGAAAAAGTTAGAAAAGCAAAAGAACATATATTGGCAGGCGATATATTCCAAGTTGTATTATCACAGAGAATGACTTGTGAAACTGAAAAAAGCCATTTTGAGATATATAGAAAGCTTAGAGAAGAGAACCCTTCACCGTATATGTACCTAATAGATTATGATAGCTATCAAGTTATAGGATCATCACCAGAAAGTTTAGTATCGGTGAGAGGAGGAAAAGTTATTACAAATCCTATAGCTGGAACTAGAAAAAGAGGTGAAACTCCAGAAATTGATAATGCACTTGAAAAAGAATTAATTGAAGATAAAAAGGAGCTTGCAGAACATGTTATGCTTGTTGATCTAGGAAGAAATGATATAGGTAAAGTAAGCAAGATAGGAACAGTTAATGTGAGCGATTTTATGAAAATTGAGAGGTTTTCGCATGTTATGCATATTACTACTAAGGTTGTTGGGGATATAAAAGATGATTTAGATGGATTTGATGCATTAGCAGCCTGCCTTCCAGCAGGAACAGTATCTGGTGCTCCTAAAATCAGAGCCATGGAGATTATAGAAGATCTTGAAGATTTCAAAAGAGGAATTTATTCAGGGGCCGTTGGATATTTTTCTTATGGAGGAAATATGGATACAGCAATCTCTATAAGGACGTTAATATTAAAAGATAAAACAGCTTATCTTCAGGCAGGAGCTGGAATAGTATATGATTCAGTTCCAGAAAAAGAATTTGAAGAAGTTCAAAGTAAACTAATGGCTTTAAAGGAGGCTTTAAGATGA
- a CDS encoding anthranilate synthase component II — protein sequence MIALIDNYDSFTFNLYQYLSEFAETVVFRNDEITVEKLRELNPKGIVISPGPGIPENAGISIDVVKELGNKIPILGICLGHQSIAEAYGGKVIRANEIFHGKTSKIQVKGKDIFEGIPRKLEVMRYHSLIVENSSLPDCLEVLALTVEGNYIMALKHKEYNVFGLQFHPESIYTAKGKHIIGNFVINICGDTLGD from the coding sequence ATGATTGCTTTAATAGATAATTATGATTCATTTACATTTAACTTATATCAATACTTAAGTGAATTTGCAGAAACAGTGGTTTTTAGAAATGATGAAATAACTGTAGAGAAGTTGAGAGAACTAAATCCAAAAGGTATAGTAATATCCCCAGGACCAGGTATTCCAGAGAATGCAGGTATATCGATAGATGTTGTAAAAGAATTGGGAAATAAGATTCCTATCTTAGGTATATGTCTTGGGCATCAAAGCATTGCAGAAGCTTATGGAGGAAAAGTAATTAGAGCAAACGAAATTTTTCATGGCAAAACATCAAAAATTCAAGTAAAAGGAAAGGATATATTTGAAGGAATACCAAGAAAATTAGAGGTTATGAGATATCATTCGCTTATAGTTGAGAATAGTTCACTTCCGGACTGTCTTGAAGTACTAGCTTTAACTGTTGAAGGCAACTATATAATGGCACTTAAGCATAAGGAATATAACGTTTTTGGACTTCAATTCCATCCGGAATCAATATATACAGCAAAAGGTAAACATATTATTGGAAATTTTGTGATTAATATTTGTGGGGACACATTAGGCGATTAA
- the trpD gene encoding anthranilate phosphoribosyltransferase, translating to MINDAIKKLALREELTEDEVRGVINQIMKGEATSSQIGGFLVGLRVNGETPRQILGAVKAIRDNGVKVEIENTEHLIDTCGTGGDGSKTFNISTAVAIVAASGGAKVAKHGNRAVSSKSGCADVLVELGINIDFDEIQSKKIIEENGMAFLFAPKYNGAMKNVSKERKELGIRTIFNLLGPLANPAPITGQLMGVYDGALLEDIGEVLLNLGLKRAMIVHGDDGLDEITITTSTSICEVKDGKIKNYKLDPEKLGFKKATLDDIKGGEAKENAEIIIKILKGERGPKRDIVVLNSGAALYVANLVDSIEDGIKKASELIDSRAAYKKYEELSSLQVIV from the coding sequence ATCATAAATGATGCAATCAAGAAGTTGGCTTTAAGGGAAGAATTAACTGAAGATGAAGTAAGAGGTGTAATTAATCAGATTATGAAAGGGGAAGCAACTTCGTCACAAATTGGAGGTTTCTTAGTTGGCCTTAGAGTAAATGGGGAAACTCCAAGGCAAATATTAGGTGCAGTTAAAGCAATTAGAGATAATGGGGTAAAAGTTGAAATAGAAAACACAGAACATTTGATTGATACCTGCGGTACAGGAGGAGATGGTTCAAAAACTTTTAATATATCTACAGCAGTAGCAATAGTTGCAGCAAGTGGTGGTGCTAAGGTTGCAAAGCATGGGAATCGCGCAGTTTCGAGTAAAAGTGGTTGTGCAGATGTACTAGTTGAACTTGGAATAAATATTGATTTTGATGAAATTCAAAGTAAAAAAATCATTGAGGAAAATGGAATGGCATTTCTATTTGCACCAAAATACAATGGTGCTATGAAGAATGTATCAAAAGAAAGAAAAGAACTTGGAATAAGAACAATTTTTAATTTACTAGGGCCGTTAGCAAATCCAGCACCAATTACTGGGCAACTAATGGGCGTATATGATGGAGCTTTACTAGAGGATATTGGGGAAGTATTGCTAAATCTTGGATTAAAGAGAGCAATGATTGTTCATGGTGATGATGGGTTAGATGAAATTACGATTACTACATCAACAAGTATATGTGAAGTTAAAGATGGAAAAATTAAAAATTACAAACTAGATCCAGAAAAGCTAGGTTTTAAGAAAGCTACTTTAGATGATATTAAGGGTGGAGAAGCAAAAGAAAACGCAGAAATAATAATTAAAATTCTTAAGGGGGAAAGAGGTCCTAAAAGAGATATTGTAGTTTTGAACTCGGGGGCCGCATTATACGTAGCGAACTTAGTTGATTCCATAGAAGATGGTATTAAAAAA